In one Paraburkholderia megapolitana genomic region, the following are encoded:
- a CDS encoding cupin domain-containing protein produces the protein MDTLSRLIDLARPQASLDLRCLFAGPFAVEHEPEAAGIAPFHLVLDGECVVETVQSRAPLRLRRGDFLLFARGGAHRLRDRSAAPLRDAAPFTLSHDGVLPLRHNGTCEGTAELDLLCGRFVYTHGPAALLLGSLPDPLHVSLPGAHAQGALQTLIAMMRGEAERREPGALAIVTALSHALLALALRAHSGATDTANPANPVVTPGVLALLSDARLRASVEAMMNEPERAWTIATLGEVAAMSRATYARHFNERAGVTVMDFLTHLRMAIASDLLLRTQRSAADIGMAVGYQSEAAFGKAFQQNAGITPGRYRRQQKDGG, from the coding sequence ATGGATACACTGAGCCGCCTGATCGACCTGGCGCGTCCGCAAGCCAGCCTCGATCTGCGCTGTCTGTTCGCCGGGCCGTTCGCAGTCGAGCATGAGCCCGAGGCGGCGGGTATCGCGCCGTTTCATCTGGTGCTCGACGGCGAGTGTGTTGTCGAAACGGTGCAGAGCCGGGCGCCGCTACGTCTGCGGCGCGGCGATTTCCTGCTGTTTGCGCGTGGCGGTGCGCATCGATTGCGCGACCGGTCGGCTGCGCCGTTGCGCGACGCAGCGCCGTTCACGCTCTCGCACGACGGTGTGCTGCCGCTCAGGCATAACGGCACGTGTGAAGGCACCGCGGAGCTCGACCTGCTGTGCGGCCGTTTCGTTTATACGCACGGGCCAGCCGCGCTATTGCTGGGCTCGCTGCCCGATCCGCTGCATGTGTCGTTGCCGGGGGCGCATGCGCAAGGCGCGCTGCAGACATTGATCGCGATGATGCGTGGCGAAGCCGAACGGCGCGAGCCGGGCGCGCTTGCGATCGTCACGGCGCTCAGTCACGCGTTGCTTGCGCTTGCCTTGCGTGCGCACAGCGGCGCTACCGACACGGCGAACCCGGCGAACCCGGTGGTAACGCCGGGCGTACTCGCGCTGCTATCCGATGCGCGCCTGCGTGCCTCGGTCGAGGCGATGATGAACGAGCCCGAACGCGCGTGGACGATCGCTACGCTCGGCGAAGTGGCCGCGATGTCGCGTGCCACTTACGCGCGGCATTTCAACGAGCGGGCCGGTGTCACCGTGATGGATTTCCTCACGCATCTGCGCATGGCGATCGCAAGCGACCTGTTGCTGCGCACGCAGCGTAGCGCCGCCGATATCGGCATGGCGGTCGGCTATCAATCGGAAGCGGCGTTCGGCAAGGCGTTCCAGCAGAACGCCGGGATTACGCCGGGGCGCTATCGGCGGCAGCAGAAGGACGGCGGATAG
- a CDS encoding carboxymuconolactone decarboxylase family protein, whose product MLDWIDYRKELMGRIGEIAKLSPETVKAYQMLSSAGQKTGQFDAKTRELIALAVAVTLRCDGCITVHTDAALKHGATREEIAEALGVAISVNAGAALVYSARTMDAVAAYTGA is encoded by the coding sequence ATGCTGGACTGGATCGACTACCGCAAAGAACTGATGGGCCGTATCGGCGAAATCGCGAAGCTCTCGCCGGAGACGGTGAAGGCGTATCAGATGTTGTCGTCGGCGGGACAGAAAACCGGTCAGTTCGACGCCAAAACGCGCGAACTGATTGCGCTCGCGGTTGCCGTGACGCTGCGCTGCGATGGCTGTATCACCGTGCATACCGACGCAGCGCTGAAACACGGCGCCACCCGCGAAGAAATCGCCGAGGCGCTGGGCGTGGCGATTTCGGTCAATGCGGGTGCGGCACTTGTGTATTCGGCTCGTACGATGGACGCGGTGGCGGCGTATACGGGCGCCTGA
- a CDS encoding di-heme oxidoreductase family protein, protein MKRNFLDRLPPFRLTASALTLLAGAALLTACGGESSSDSAGSSSESARSVVSASAHEQPENADPVSDPSAEKPAAFVQTPVVSPSTGSATPLPLLTTSPLPFPRDGAGLVPLWPASQEPIESTQFTLPDGTLVTRFGLVGRNRHARERGETWNEIGYGPNDTVDAKGNPVDKGPGHYLDFVKNYFKNRTWGVEIIDNSHVAGVLRPTLRINNYFQEAQRAGGRSFFHRFDSANVTGFGWMSPGKLKDQSLYGVDAANCPVVPKPPNGALLHPDTVLNDGCSATVDGFPGHDALSYDANGVLAPSKSVAGATQFYDYAVTNGVTGVPVAGRNVPGRPLKIGDTVEVTQAFFSTPEAMLAVGDDGAYHYYTTELTYVVGTGLRPWYGVQPRLNNAPLPDETLQGGTGSVSYDYSDGSAFIFQQQQNDIGMQDMQRFVEGRRLLHSNMTSGEHNEPGNDRDTAVVGLQGPSFNQSSCFSCHVNNGRSPAPALLNQRLDQMAVRAAMIDAQGQQLPDPYYGVTVQMNGNGANGKPVDLGHSVRVAGFDTHTVYLADGTPVELRKPRLSFDGPVPQVVSLRAAQPIIGMGLLEAIPEADILARVRTTPDEDGVKGQANFVFDPDSGVVRLGRFGWKAGKFSLRHQAASALLEDMSVTTTVYPSRVCLTGPATCKSAPADKGLVDADLLSISRYLALVAVPAQRSIKSGFPKGVSPLPYLDVDPVKVAAGAAVFQTLRCASCHVAQMKTGAGDEFQELRDQTIKPYTDLLLHDMGPGLADNYAEGLASGNMWRTPPLWGIGYTERVMGSAGTVGYLHDGRARTLTEAVMWHDGEAARSRERFLALSTNDRQALLAFLQSL, encoded by the coding sequence TTGAAGCGAAATTTTCTCGACCGTCTACCGCCATTCCGTCTAACCGCTAGTGCCTTAACGCTGCTCGCGGGCGCTGCGTTGCTGACTGCGTGCGGCGGCGAATCCAGTTCTGACAGTGCCGGTTCCAGCAGCGAAAGTGCGCGGTCAGTTGTGTCCGCATCTGCCCATGAGCAGCCGGAAAATGCCGATCCGGTATCCGATCCGTCTGCAGAAAAACCTGCGGCATTCGTCCAGACGCCGGTCGTGTCGCCATCGACGGGATCAGCGACACCACTCCCCCTGCTCACAACCTCGCCGTTGCCGTTCCCACGTGACGGCGCAGGTCTCGTGCCGTTGTGGCCCGCCTCGCAAGAGCCGATCGAATCGACCCAGTTCACGTTGCCGGACGGTACGCTCGTGACCCGCTTCGGTCTGGTCGGCCGCAACCGCCACGCGCGCGAGCGCGGCGAGACGTGGAACGAAATCGGCTATGGACCGAACGATACGGTCGATGCCAAAGGCAATCCCGTAGACAAGGGACCAGGCCACTATCTGGACTTCGTGAAGAACTACTTCAAGAACCGCACGTGGGGCGTCGAGATCATCGACAACAGCCACGTTGCCGGCGTGCTCCGTCCGACCTTGCGCATCAACAACTACTTCCAGGAAGCGCAGCGGGCGGGCGGCCGGTCATTCTTCCATCGCTTCGACAGCGCCAACGTCACGGGTTTCGGCTGGATGTCGCCAGGGAAGCTAAAAGATCAATCGCTGTATGGCGTCGACGCCGCTAACTGCCCGGTCGTACCGAAACCGCCCAATGGGGCGCTACTCCACCCCGACACCGTGCTCAACGATGGTTGCAGCGCAACAGTGGATGGCTTTCCTGGCCACGACGCGCTCAGCTACGACGCCAACGGCGTGCTTGCGCCCAGCAAGAGCGTTGCTGGCGCTACGCAGTTCTACGACTATGCGGTGACGAACGGCGTGACCGGCGTGCCTGTCGCCGGCCGGAATGTCCCGGGGCGCCCGCTGAAAATCGGCGATACCGTCGAAGTCACGCAGGCCTTCTTTTCAACACCGGAAGCGATGCTCGCCGTGGGCGACGACGGGGCCTATCACTACTACACCACCGAACTAACCTACGTGGTCGGAACGGGCCTGCGCCCATGGTATGGCGTGCAGCCGCGGCTGAACAATGCACCCCTGCCGGACGAGACATTGCAGGGCGGCACCGGCTCGGTGTCGTACGACTACAGCGACGGCAGCGCGTTTATCTTCCAGCAGCAGCAAAACGATATCGGTATGCAGGACATGCAGCGCTTTGTCGAAGGACGACGGCTGCTCCATAGCAACATGACGAGCGGCGAACACAACGAACCGGGCAACGATCGCGATACCGCGGTCGTAGGTCTGCAGGGGCCGAGTTTCAACCAGTCCTCGTGCTTTTCCTGTCACGTCAACAACGGGCGTAGTCCGGCGCCGGCGCTGCTGAACCAGCGTCTGGACCAGATGGCCGTCCGTGCCGCGATGATCGATGCCCAGGGGCAGCAGTTACCCGATCCGTACTACGGCGTGACGGTGCAGATGAACGGCAACGGTGCCAACGGCAAGCCGGTGGACCTCGGTCACAGCGTACGTGTCGCGGGCTTCGATACGCACACTGTGTATCTGGCCGACGGGACGCCGGTCGAACTGCGCAAGCCCAGGTTGTCTTTCGACGGCCCGGTACCGCAAGTCGTTTCGCTGCGCGCGGCCCAACCGATTATCGGCATGGGTTTGCTCGAAGCCATTCCCGAAGCCGACATACTGGCGCGCGTGCGAACCACACCCGACGAGGACGGCGTGAAAGGCCAGGCGAACTTCGTGTTCGATCCGGATAGCGGTGTCGTGCGCCTCGGCCGTTTCGGCTGGAAGGCGGGCAAGTTCAGCCTGCGTCATCAAGCTGCTTCAGCGCTGCTCGAGGACATGTCGGTTACCACGACGGTCTATCCGAGCCGCGTCTGTCTGACTGGACCTGCTACATGCAAATCCGCGCCGGCCGACAAAGGCCTCGTCGACGCGGACCTGCTGTCGATCTCGCGTTACCTCGCGCTCGTCGCGGTGCCGGCGCAGCGCAGCATCAAGAGCGGCTTTCCGAAGGGCGTATCGCCGTTGCCGTATCTCGACGTCGATCCGGTCAAGGTCGCGGCCGGTGCCGCTGTTTTCCAGACGTTGCGCTGCGCCAGTTGTCACGTCGCGCAGATGAAGACGGGCGCGGGCGACGAGTTCCAGGAATTGCGCGACCAGACGATCAAGCCCTACACCGATCTGCTGCTGCACGACATGGGTCCGGGTCTCGCCGACAACTACGCCGAGGGTCTCGCGAGCGGGAACATGTGGCGCACCCCGCCGCTTTGGGGCATCGGTTACACGGAGCGGGTGATGGGCAGCGCGGGCACGGTCGGTTATCTGCACGACGGACGTGCCCGCACGCTAACGGAGGCTGTGATGTGGCATGACGGCGAAGCCGCGCGCTCGCGAGAACGCTTTCTGGCGCTCTCTACGAACGATCGTCAGGCGTTGCTGGCGTTCCTGCAGTCGCTCTGA
- a CDS encoding aldo/keto reductase produces MRYNQLGRTGVFVSELCLGTMTFGGGEGIYQHIGKLQQDEAEQLVGRSLDAGINFIDTADVYAQGLSEQITGQALKNLKVPRDRVVVATKVFGPTGDAPNTRGASRYHIIDGVKASLKRLQLDHVDLYQIHGFDPATPIEETVRALDTLVQQGHVRYVGVSNWAAWQIVKALGVAERHGLARFETLQAYYTLAGRDLERELVPMLRSEGLGLMVWSPLAGGLLSGKYGREQQGEAGSRRTTFDFPPVQRERAYDCIDAMRVIADAKQVSVAQIALAWLLHQRVVTTVIVGAKKVEQLDDNIAATQVELSADDLAKLDAVSTLPAEYPGWMLARQGDARREQLAKARHPD; encoded by the coding sequence ATGCGATACAACCAGCTTGGCCGTACAGGCGTATTCGTTTCGGAACTGTGCCTCGGCACCATGACGTTCGGCGGTGGCGAGGGCATCTATCAGCACATTGGCAAGTTGCAGCAGGACGAGGCGGAACAGCTCGTCGGTCGGTCGCTCGATGCGGGCATCAATTTCATCGATACCGCCGACGTCTACGCGCAAGGTCTATCCGAGCAGATTACCGGGCAGGCCCTGAAGAACCTGAAGGTGCCGCGCGATCGCGTGGTGGTCGCGACCAAGGTGTTCGGCCCGACGGGAGATGCTCCGAATACGCGCGGAGCGTCGCGCTATCACATCATCGACGGCGTGAAGGCGAGTTTGAAGCGCCTGCAACTCGATCATGTGGATCTGTACCAGATCCACGGCTTCGATCCCGCGACACCGATCGAAGAAACGGTACGCGCACTCGACACACTCGTGCAGCAAGGCCACGTGCGCTACGTCGGCGTGTCGAACTGGGCCGCGTGGCAGATCGTGAAGGCGCTCGGGGTGGCGGAACGACACGGTCTTGCGCGCTTCGAAACGTTGCAGGCGTATTACACGCTCGCAGGTCGCGATCTCGAACGCGAACTGGTGCCGATGTTGCGTAGCGAAGGTCTTGGCTTGATGGTGTGGAGTCCGCTGGCAGGCGGCTTGTTGAGCGGCAAGTACGGTCGCGAGCAGCAGGGCGAGGCGGGTAGCCGCCGCACGACGTTCGATTTTCCGCCGGTCCAGCGCGAACGCGCCTACGACTGTATCGACGCGATGCGTGTCATCGCCGATGCGAAGCAGGTGTCGGTCGCACAGATCGCGCTTGCGTGGCTGCTGCATCAGCGCGTGGTGACGACGGTGATTGTCGGGGCGAAGAAAGTCGAGCAGCTCGACGACAACATCGCGGCAACCCAGGTCGAACTGAGCGCCGACGACCTCGCGAAACTCGATGCAGTCAGCACGCTACCCGCCGAGTATCCTGGCTGGATGCTCGCGCGCCAGGGCGACGCGCGGCGTGAACAGCTCGCAAAGGCACGACATCCGGATTGA
- a CDS encoding BPSS1780 family membrane protein yields MNTHSTSSTVNAVRPQRSAGFAFSGSRGVHPSRIVDWLAEGFGLVRARPLLWVAAILGCADLATLLELVPPLRLLAALVVPVIVAALVLMQERSHNARPWSIGETLTAVNGHRSALFTIGLCGMVVVGLGHLISVAAFHTTVATSVAANGVHNLSIAYGANYGAANMLELLVTVPTLVIAAAVVWFAPALVVLRNLSPWNAMTESLHAVLRNWRVAAVYLLAIAAEVLLAPVVPPLVRGVVVTPLVAALVVLTMYGSYRDIFAGR; encoded by the coding sequence ATGAACACGCATTCCACAAGCAGCACGGTCAACGCAGTACGTCCCCAACGTTCCGCCGGGTTCGCCTTCTCCGGCAGCCGCGGTGTCCATCCGTCGCGCATCGTCGACTGGCTCGCAGAAGGATTCGGCCTCGTTCGCGCACGGCCGTTGCTGTGGGTCGCGGCGATCCTCGGTTGCGCCGATCTCGCGACACTGCTCGAACTCGTACCGCCGCTGCGCCTGCTCGCAGCGCTCGTCGTGCCGGTAATCGTTGCGGCACTGGTGTTGATGCAGGAGCGTTCGCACAATGCACGCCCCTGGTCGATCGGCGAAACGCTCACAGCGGTCAACGGGCATCGCAGCGCGCTCTTCACGATCGGGCTGTGCGGCATGGTCGTGGTCGGTCTCGGACATCTGATCTCGGTGGCCGCATTCCACACGACGGTCGCGACTTCGGTAGCGGCGAACGGCGTGCACAACCTGTCGATTGCCTACGGTGCGAATTACGGTGCAGCGAACATGCTCGAGTTGCTCGTGACCGTGCCGACGCTCGTCATCGCTGCCGCAGTGGTCTGGTTTGCACCGGCCCTCGTCGTGTTGCGCAACCTGTCGCCCTGGAACGCGATGACCGAAAGCCTGCATGCCGTGCTGCGCAACTGGCGCGTCGCAGCGGTCTACCTGCTCGCGATTGCGGCCGAAGTCCTGCTCGCGCCCGTCGTGCCGCCGCTCGTGCGTGGCGTGGTCGTGACGCCGCTGGTTGCCGCGCTGGTTGTGTTGACGATGTACGGCAGCTACCGCGACATCTTCGCCGGCCGTTGA
- a CDS encoding DUF1700 domain-containing protein, producing the protein MTQDEFIQKLRHELGNFPKQAVDEIIADYREYFSDALAAGRSEAEVVAALGDPVKLARELKAQATFRQWETRRSFGNLVRVVMSIAGLGLLQLLLLIPFMLYLFILTIGYVASAGLMVAGLVTVVALGSHHLFGWPSFDSLPFSFSSGSSHASQPAGSVSVEKNAAQQAKGKDSKDSDDEDDDDADNSNDSKTDAHLFISNLKDFKVVGDRFVLQVHSGARISVVTRVGPLELKNDDGKLKVNSVGGASSLFTVEPNGAWSIARADVIALNMKNDEDDERVSVARVGSDPKSFAWSLSDGDDHVSFVEGGSDGKAHLSLKSGSDSVVIDNDRVAIKSDDDNVIIVGPHGSGIGAMVYGFAMLVAGVVGLWLCMWLTRITWRGLVRYVRRQLDLITARLDEGQST; encoded by the coding sequence ATGACGCAGGACGAATTCATCCAGAAGCTACGGCACGAACTGGGGAATTTTCCGAAGCAGGCCGTCGACGAAATCATCGCCGACTACCGCGAGTACTTCAGCGACGCGCTCGCCGCGGGCCGCAGCGAAGCCGAAGTCGTCGCCGCGCTCGGCGACCCGGTCAAGCTCGCTCGCGAACTGAAGGCGCAGGCCACGTTCCGGCAATGGGAAACGCGCCGTTCGTTCGGCAACCTGGTCCGCGTGGTGATGTCGATTGCCGGTCTCGGGCTGCTGCAACTGCTGCTGCTCATCCCGTTCATGTTGTATCTGTTCATCCTGACGATCGGCTACGTGGCATCGGCCGGGTTGATGGTGGCGGGGCTGGTGACGGTGGTGGCGCTCGGTAGCCATCATCTGTTCGGCTGGCCGTCGTTCGATTCGCTCCCGTTCAGCTTCAGTAGTGGCAGCTCGCATGCGAGCCAGCCGGCGGGCAGCGTGAGCGTCGAAAAGAACGCCGCTCAGCAGGCGAAGGGCAAGGACAGCAAGGACAGCGACGACGAGGATGACGACGATGCCGATAACTCCAATGACTCGAAAACCGATGCTCATCTTTTTATAAGCAATCTCAAGGATTTCAAGGTCGTCGGTGACCGCTTCGTGTTGCAGGTCCACTCGGGTGCACGAATTTCGGTGGTCACGCGCGTGGGTCCGCTCGAACTGAAAAACGACGACGGCAAGCTCAAGGTCAACTCGGTCGGCGGTGCCAGTAGCCTGTTCACCGTAGAGCCGAACGGGGCGTGGTCGATCGCACGCGCAGACGTCATCGCCCTCAATATGAAGAACGACGAGGATGACGAGCGCGTGTCGGTTGCACGCGTCGGGAGCGATCCGAAGTCATTCGCGTGGAGCCTTTCGGATGGCGACGACCATGTGTCCTTCGTAGAGGGCGGGTCCGACGGAAAAGCGCACCTGTCCCTGAAGAGCGGTTCGGATTCGGTCGTGATCGACAACGATCGCGTCGCGATCAAGAGCGACGACGACAACGTCATCATCGTCGGCCCGCACGGCTCCGGCATCGGCGCGATGGTTTACGGGTTCGCGATGCTGGTTGCCGGTGTCGTCGGACTATGGCTGTGCATGTGGTTGACGCGCATCACGTGGCGGGGTCTGGTCCGCTACGTACGCCGTCAGCTCGACCTCATTACGGCGCGACTCGACGAAGGGCAATCCACCTAA
- a CDS encoding PadR family transcriptional regulator: MKTQLKKGTLDMCVLAVLARGDSYAYELVSTLSETMEISEGTIYPLMRRLQAEAWVSTYFVESSSGPPRKYYSLTSVGRKSLTEMEEEWRSFVDEVNGVLGLPGVPTGTGETQ; this comes from the coding sequence ATGAAAACCCAGCTCAAGAAAGGAACGCTCGACATGTGCGTGCTTGCCGTCCTCGCCCGTGGTGACAGCTACGCGTACGAGCTCGTGTCGACGCTCTCCGAAACCATGGAAATCAGCGAAGGCACGATCTACCCGCTGATGCGCCGGCTGCAGGCCGAAGCGTGGGTATCGACGTATTTCGTCGAATCCAGCTCGGGGCCGCCGCGCAAGTACTACTCGCTGACGTCGGTGGGACGCAAGAGCCTGACCGAGATGGAAGAGGAGTGGCGCAGTTTTGTCGATGAAGTCAACGGTGTACTCGGATTGCCGGGTGTGCCAACGGGAACAGGGGAAACGCAATGA